Proteins from a single region of Bombus pascuorum chromosome 5, iyBomPasc1.1, whole genome shotgun sequence:
- the LOC132907246 gene encoding uncharacterized protein LOC132907246 encodes MSTSAIKSTIPGVGTSPTSTSHSILPMNAMAQKVVSGSEPGSMKPLPGTGLSYVTLQPPSQPLSLVQDHRPSVYQTPPYVSSNSEKEPDLDKLIPNGVEIMKTETEQNMSVSIKQSESNRNNNLSPDNPVQDSQKEVQTEQEVTPINLDFPALCPQLQNKVEEKKTPVNNGSKESDGIPINTNLQTKLSSHKSEDGSVKSDSQKSKTTTQSTKLIADNSALPQTNNPPKVETKVTGSPKTNKRKSRELKDLRGTSANSDGGSKPKRNRIQTQPYQSPLPEIALLVKNLNKPPPSKASDDKLIVFYKNEFLAVRNAEGSFYVCQAMQNIYKSSRRIRIRWLSQDKNNGEIYSPDFYDYIDFDCILTNLNLNKIDKNKFQLTKIELLRTENILKRAIDVEAGVSEKPRVTEEHPDGLDLSLYKDESQLKRRKSHNLHKQKQSLRKKSKRTESFSEDDATEEESGKKSPKSNRSKKRTVNKALAIAKSVAKGSSRAERALNRNTKSGSETTAATTNNTATTTTTTTTTATVTASTTSIDAIKNNTDVKKSENKKSTKQQNNNNASGVSRTKLRASVQNTQQSNKTAGRPKRMAATTGVAPSEEAASRKKPRGRA; translated from the exons ATGAGCACATCGGCCATAAAATCAACGATACCTGGAGTAGGTACATCCCCAACTTCCACCAGTCATTCTATTCTTCCCATGAATGCAATGGCACAGAAAGTCGTATCAGGATCAGAACCAGGATCTATGAAGCCTTTACCAGGAACTGGATTAAGCTATGTTACATTACAACCACCCAGTCAACCTTTGAGTTTAGTACAAGATCATAGACCTTCTGTATATCAAACACCACCTTATGTAAGCAGCAATTCTGAAAAGGAACCAGACCTGGATAAATTAATCCCTAATGGAGTAGAGATTATGAAAACTGAAACAGAACAGAATATGTCTGTTTCTATAAAGCAGAGTGAATCtaacagaaataataatttaagtcCAGATAATCCTGTACAAGATTCACAAAAAGAAGTTCAAACAGAACAAGAGGTGACACCTATCAATTTAGATTTTCCTG CATTATGTCCACAATTACAAAACAAagttgaagaaaagaaaactcCTGTAAATAATGGTTCAAAAGAATCTGATGGAATTccaattaatacaaatttacaaacaaaattatcATCACACAAATCAGAAGATGGGTCAGTAAAATCTGATAGTCAGAAGTCAAAAACCACAACTCAAAGTACGAAACTTATAGCAGATAATTCTGCATTACCGCAAACAAATAATCCACCAAAGGTTGAAACAAAGGTCACTGGTTCACCAAAAACAAATAAGAGAAAGTCTAGGGAATTGAAAGATTTAAGAGGGACTTCAGCAAATTCAGATGGAGGAAGCAAACcaaaaagaaatcgaattcAAACACAGCCTTATCAGAGCCCGTTACCAGAAATTGCACTGcttgtaaaaaatttaaataagcCTCCACCATCGAAAGCTTCTGATGACAAACTTATAGTATTCTATAA aaatgaatttttggCTGTGAGAAATGCGGAAGGAAGCTTCTACGTATGTCAAgcaatgcaaaatatatataaatctagCAGGAGAATTCGTATACGTTGGCTTTCTCAAGATAAAAACAATGGTGAAATATATTCACCAGATTTTTATGATTACATAg atTTCGACTGTATATtaacgaatttaaatttaaacaaaattgacaaaaataaattccagCTAACCAAGATTGAATTATTACGTACagaaaatatcttgaaaagaGCAATTGATGTTGAAGCAGGCGTATCCGAAAAACCTCGAGTAACGGAAGAACACCCAGATGGAC TTGACCTTTCACTTTATAAAGATGAGTCACAattaaagagaagaaaaagtcACAACTtgcataaacaaaaacaaagttTGCGTAAGAAATCAAAACGAACTGAAAGCTTCTCCGAAGATGATGCTACCGAAGAAGAATCAGGAAAGAAATCACCTAAATCGAATCGTTCTAAAAAGCGAACGGTTAACAAAGCTCTGGCAATTGCAAAATCCGTTGCAAAGGGATCTAGTAGAGCAGAAAGAGCATTGAACAGAAATACGAAGTCTGGAAGTGAAACTACTGCAGCCACTACTAATAATACTGCAACTACTACTACCaccactactactactgcAACTGTAACTGCATCCACAACATCAATAgatgcaattaaaaataatactgatgttaaaaaaagtgaaaataaaaagagcaCAAAGCaacagaataataataacgcaAGTGGGGTTTCAAGGACGAAACTACGTG CATCTGTACAAAACACACAACAAAGTAACAAAACAGCAGGACGTCCAAAGCGCATGGCTGCAACCACAGGTGTTGCGCCATCCGAGGAAGCGGCTTCTCGAAAAAAGCCACGTGGGCGAGCATAA
- the LOC132907445 gene encoding electron transfer flavoprotein subunit beta, producing MTRALVGVKRVIDYAVKIRVKSDKTGVVTDGVKHSMNPFDEIAIEEAVRMKEKKLIEEVIAVSCGPPVCQDVIRTALAMGADKGIHVEISGSEYETLQPVHVSKILAKLAQDEKADLIIVGKQAIDDDSNQTAQMIGGILDWPTGTFCSKIEKNDSELTVTREIDGGLEVIKMKMPAVLSADLRLNEPRYATLPNIMKAKKKPIKKLTAKDLGVNTSARIEILSVEEPPVRQAGAIVPDVDTLIAKLKECGHV from the exons atgacACGAGCACTTGTAGGTGTAAAAAGAGTTATCGATTATGCAGTTAAG attcgTGTCAAATCAGATAAGACAGGTGTTGTAACAGATGGAGTGAAACATTCAATGAACCCTTTTGATGAAATTGCAATTGAAGAAGCTGtacgaatgaaagaaaagaaattaatagagGAGGTGATTGCAGTTTCATGTGGTCCTCCAGTATGTCAAGATGTGATAAGGACTGCACTTGCAATGGGTGCTGATAAAGGCATTCATGTTGAAATATCTGGATCTGAATATGAAACTTTACAACCTGTTCATGTTTCCAAAATATTAGCCAAATTAGCTCAGGATGAGAAAGCAGATTTAATTATTGTTGGAAAACAAGCTATAGATGATGATAGTAACCAAACTGCACAAATGATCGGAGGTATTTTGGATTGGCCAACTGGGACATTTTGTAGTAAA ATTGAAAAAAATGATAGTGAACTAACCGTAACACGTGAAATTGATGGAGGTTTAGAggttattaaaatgaaaatgccAGCAGTTTTAAGTGCTGATCTTCGGCTTAATGAGCCACGATATGCCACATTACCAAATATTatgaaagcaaaaaaaaagcCAATTAAAAAGCTAACAGCAAAAGATCTTGGTGTAAATACTTCAGcaagaattgaaattttgtcagTCGAAGAGCCACCAGTCAGACAAGCTGGAGCTATTGTACCAGATGTTGATAcattaattgcaaaattaaagGAATGTGGACatgtgtaa
- the LOC132907444 gene encoding ecdysteroid-phosphate phosphatase has translation MATLPPRKNPTPTKILKQHLTPLQTLLQLGFPKHRAEKALAATGHRGVQLASDWLVAHVRDPTLDSDTHRQYVLYACPTGELAEQLMRFWSESKELIWNGAHNYMPHITLVSFFKAPDESTEELVNALESIVNQDELSDNIELETYVSPNFMGLFVKEVNTEWLKNIAICYANKLSSLGISAEPQIKSLHLTLAYQFPSNLYQQLRLMVEKLTPICPTNWELRLYSRDSRLQNAHVHKVTHPHMPREHDELELRVGDYIYIPEGACSASTDGWVEGISWLTGISGHLPLNHTKRTAESDSWTLHTTIQITDAKRGILEKEEISPTRKPPILLSNDSIDSPDGVATTTESIEASEVPPSSSRQIFICRHGERVDFTFGAWIRYCFESNGSYVRRDLNMPKEIPSRNIQDFRNDSPLTTVGEVQASLVGEAMKSSSIKIDVAFTSPSLRCIQTLAHILKGLDLNIPMKIEPGLIEWLAWYPNGVPVWMTSEELIKAGFNVDKSYNPIVKAKDLPLKENAAQYYERSYELIKRIIENTVGNILIVAHAASLAACTRQLTGGKVPPASEVTRLAQRVPYLACLTAREGLDGWQLHPPPFPPITHTSNTRFDWKVLL, from the exons ATGGCGACGTTACCGCCGCGGAAAAATCCAACTCCGACGAAGATTTTAAAACAGCATTTAACCCCGTTGCAAACGCTATTACAATTAGGTTTTCCGAAACACCGAGC AGAGAAAGCATTAGCTGCTACAGGACATCGAGGTGTTCAACTTGCATCGGATTGGCTAGTAGCTCATGTTAGAGATCCAACTTTAGATTCTGACACCCATAGACAATATGTTTTGTATGCTTGTCCTACGGGTGAATTAGCTGAGCAACTTATGAGATTTTGGTCAGAGAGTAAAGAACTCATATGGAATGGAGCACATAATTATATGCCACATATTACgcttgtttcatttttcaag GCACCAGATGAATCTACTGAGGAATTGGTAAATGCGCTTGAAAGTATAGTTAACCAAGATGAATTATCAGATAATATTGAATTAGAAACTTATGTTTCTCCTAATTTTATGGGTCTATTTGTTAAGGAAGTAAATACAGAATGGCTAAAAAACATTGCCATTTGTTATGCAAACAAACTTTCAAGTTTGGGAATTTCTGCAGAACCCCAAATAAAATCTTTACATTTGACATTGGCTTATCAATTTCCCAGCAATTTATATCAACAATTGCGCTTGATGGTGGAGAAACTGACACCCATTTGTCCAACTAATTGGGAACTCAGATTATATTCCAGAGATTCTAGGCTACAAAATGCACATGTACATAAAGTGACGCATCCTCACATGCCTAGGGAACACGATGAATTAGAATTGAGAGTGGGAGATTACATTTACATTCCAGAAGGGGCGTGTAGTGCATCTACAGATGGTTGGGTTGAAGGTATCTCTTGGCTAACTGGTATTTCAGGGCATTTACCTTTGAATCATACAAAACGTACAGCTGAGTCAGATTCATGGACTTTACATACTACCATACAAATTACTGACGCTAAAAGGggaattttagaaaaagaagaaatatctcCAACTCGGAAACCACCAATATTGTTATCGAATGATTCCATAGACAGCCCTGATGGAGTAGCAACAACTACTGAATCA ATTGAAGCTTCTGAAGTACCTCCAAGTTCCTcaagacaaatttttatatgccGTCATGGAGAAAGAGTAGATTTTACATTTGGAGCATggattcgttattgttttGAATCAAATGGATCCTATGTTCGTAGAGACTTGAATATGCCAAAGGAAATACCATCAAGAAATATACAGGACTTTCGAAACGATAGTCCTTTAACAACTGTAGGTGAAGTACAAGCAAGTTTGGTAGGAGAAGCTATGAAATCATCTAGTATTAAAATAGATGTGGCTTTTACATCTCCCTCATTAAGATGTATACAAACATTGGCCCACATTTTAAAAGGATTAGATTTAAACATTCCAATGAAAATAGAACCAGGTCTCATAGAGTGGTTGGCATGGTATCCAAATGGTGTTCCTGTTTGGATGACATCtgaagaattaataaaagcaGGTTTTAACGTAGATAAAAGTTATAACCCAATTGTTAAAGCAAAGGATCTTCcattgaaagaaaatgcaGCCCAGTATTATGAACGAAGTTATGAATTAATCAAacgaattattgaaaatacagTAGGAAATATTCTAATAGTAGCTCATGCTGCTTCTTTGGCCGCTTGTACCAGACAATTAACAGGTGGGAAAGTGCCACCAGCTTCTGAAGTTACTAGATTAGCACAGAGAGTACCATATTTAGCATGTTTAACAGCACGTGAAGGGTTGGATGGTTGGCAACTTCATCCACCTCCTTTTCCTCCTATAACCCATACCAGTAATACTAGATTTGATTGGAAAGTATTattgtaa